From Thiomicrospira sp. XS5, one genomic window encodes:
- the mgtE gene encoding magnesium transporter, producing MTASDENSPNSEEKLLELQTLLSEGDQEKVCEFFAEQNDTEIAHLLESFPASARERIWVCVPEELKGEVLAEVGEEVRASLMSDMEAEVVSDLTKDLGAQDIAEILDTVEPSVKEAVIDNLDDSTREQVQVLHAYGDNTVGRYMDPNTVNVKEDVTLETVQRYIRIKGLLDERSQEFMVTDKENRLVGSLSLVDLVKNNQEAQVSEFMHQSISLLDEMDVHEAAVVLRSKELRFAPVVNADGILVGQLNIEHIMEITREDADSTLLGMSGVSDDEELFAPVMTSAKSRGVWLGINLATAFLAAYVIGQFEAVLSQVVALAVLMPVVASMGGIAGSQTLTVIIRGLAMGQVGGNNRWWLFNKELWVGVLNGLVWAFVVGVIAQLWFDNWVVSLVITLAIVINMTVANVSGIAIPLILKRMKIDPALSGAVILTTVTDVVGFLSFLGLATVLILH from the coding sequence ATGACGGCCAGCGACGAAAATTCCCCAAACTCCGAAGAAAAATTGCTTGAACTGCAAACGCTATTAAGCGAAGGCGATCAGGAAAAAGTCTGCGAGTTCTTCGCAGAACAGAACGATACCGAAATTGCGCATTTATTGGAGTCCTTCCCGGCCAGTGCTCGCGAACGCATCTGGGTTTGCGTGCCGGAAGAGTTGAAAGGGGAAGTGCTGGCGGAAGTCGGCGAAGAGGTGCGAGCGTCTTTGATGTCCGATATGGAAGCCGAGGTGGTTTCCGATTTGACCAAGGACCTGGGCGCGCAGGACATTGCGGAAATCCTGGATACGGTCGAACCCTCGGTTAAAGAAGCGGTCATCGACAACCTAGACGACAGCACCCGTGAACAGGTGCAGGTGTTGCATGCCTATGGTGACAACACGGTCGGGCGTTACATGGACCCGAACACCGTCAACGTCAAGGAAGACGTGACCTTGGAAACCGTGCAACGTTATATTCGTATCAAAGGGTTGTTGGACGAACGTTCCCAGGAATTCATGGTGACGGATAAGGAAAACCGCTTGGTCGGCTCTTTGAGCCTGGTGGATTTGGTGAAAAACAATCAGGAAGCACAGGTTTCGGAATTCATGCATCAGTCGATTTCGCTGTTGGATGAAATGGATGTGCATGAAGCCGCGGTGGTGTTGCGTTCCAAGGAATTGCGTTTTGCGCCGGTAGTGAACGCCGACGGGATTCTGGTCGGGCAGTTGAATATCGAACACATTATGGAAATCACCCGTGAAGATGCCGACAGCACGTTATTGGGGATGTCCGGGGTCAGTGACGATGAAGAATTGTTCGCGCCGGTGATGACCAGTGCCAAAAGCCGGGGCGTTTGGCTCGGCATCAATTTGGCGACGGCATTTCTGGCGGCTTACGTCATCGGTCAGTTTGAAGCGGTGTTGTCGCAGGTGGTGGCGCTGGCGGTATTGATGCCGGTGGTGGCCAGCATGGGCGGCATTGCCGGCAGTCAGACTTTGACGGTGATTATCCGCGGTTTGGCGATGGGGCAAGTCGGGGGCAACAACCGTTGGTGGTTGTTCAATAAAGAGCTTTGGGTCGGGGTCTTGAACGGGCTGGTCTGGGCGTTTGTCGTGGGCGTGATTGCACAGTTATGGTTTGATAACTGGGTGGTGAGTCTGGTGATTACGCTGGCCATTGTCATCAATATGACCGTCGCCAATGTGTCCGGGATTGCGATTCCGTTGATCTTGAAACGCATGAAAATCGACCCGGCGTTATCCGGCGCGGTGATTCTGACGACCGTGACCGATGTGGTCGGTTTCTTATCTTTCCTAGGTTTGGCGACGGTGCTGATTCTGCATTAA
- the rimK gene encoding 30S ribosomal protein S6--L-glutamate ligase — translation MKIAILSRNAKLYSSRRLIEAAEERGHEVRVIDALRCYMNISSNHPQIHYKGEILEGFDAIIPRIGASITFYGTAVLRQFEMMGVYPLNESVAISRSRDKLRSLQLLSRRGVGLPVTGFAHSPDDVNDLLETVGGAPVVIKLLEGTQGVGVVLADTHSAAESVIQAFNGLKANILVQEFIKEARGADLRCFVIGGKVVAAMKRQAKEGEFRSNLHQGGSASLIRITPEERATAVRAAKIMGLNVCGVDLLRSNHGPVVMEVNSSPGIEGIETATNKNVAGQIIEFIEKNAKPHHTKTRGKG, via the coding sequence ATGAAAATCGCCATTCTATCGCGCAACGCCAAACTCTACTCCAGCCGCCGCTTAATTGAAGCCGCTGAAGAACGGGGCCATGAAGTGCGTGTCATTGATGCCTTACGTTGCTACATGAACATTTCCTCAAACCACCCGCAAATTCATTATAAAGGGGAAATACTGGAAGGGTTTGACGCCATCATTCCCCGTATCGGCGCGTCCATTACCTTCTATGGCACCGCCGTTTTACGCCAGTTCGAAATGATGGGTGTCTACCCATTAAACGAATCGGTCGCCATTTCCCGTTCGCGCGATAAACTGCGCAGCCTGCAATTGTTATCCCGCCGCGGCGTTGGCCTGCCGGTGACCGGTTTCGCCCACTCGCCGGATGATGTCAACGACCTGCTGGAAACGGTGGGCGGTGCGCCGGTGGTCATCAAGCTGCTGGAAGGGACCCAAGGCGTCGGCGTCGTGCTGGCCGATACCCATTCCGCCGCCGAATCGGTCATTCAGGCCTTTAACGGCTTGAAAGCCAATATTCTGGTCCAGGAATTCATCAAAGAAGCCCGCGGGGCGGATTTACGCTGCTTTGTCATCGGCGGCAAAGTGGTCGCCGCCATGAAACGCCAAGCCAAAGAAGGTGAATTCCGCTCCAACCTGCATCAGGGCGGCAGCGCCTCGCTGATTCGCATCACCCCCGAAGAACGTGCTACGGCGGTACGCGCGGCAAAAATCATGGGGCTGAATGTCTGCGGCGTGGACTTATTGCGTTCCAATCATGGCCCGGTGGTGATGGAAGTCAATTCCTCACCGGGCATTGAAGGCATTGAAACCGCTACCAACAAAAATGTTGCCGGGCAGATCATTGAGTTTATCGAAAAAAACGCCAAGCCGCACCATACCAAAACCCGCGGCAAAGGCTAA
- a CDS encoding succinylglutamate desuccinylase/aspartoacylase family protein — MKKPTNHAITIGSETIKPGERKTVDLQVGKLYTHGELNMPVQVINGKRKGPTLFISAAIHGDELNGVEIIRRLMKVKALQRMKGTLIAVPIVNLHGFINQSRYLPDRRDLNRSFPGSSKGSLASRMAYLFLNEIVGQCTHGIDLHTGAINRTNLPQIRADLEDEETLAMAEAFGAPLMMNATLRPGSLRASAVKKNIPILLYEAGEALRFDEFAIRAGVKGVLNVMKHLGMIAPSRTPKKPSKSPVIARSSYWVRAPHSGIFRALASDGDRVQKDQTLLGVISDPFGEAEFEVYANASGIVIGQMVMPLVNEGEALFHIAQFARTDIAEERVESFSEEIYGDERLPYDSDDIPSI, encoded by the coding sequence ATGAAAAAACCGACCAACCATGCCATTACCATCGGTTCGGAAACCATCAAACCCGGCGAGCGTAAGACCGTGGATTTGCAAGTGGGCAAACTCTATACCCACGGCGAACTGAATATGCCGGTGCAGGTGATTAATGGCAAACGCAAAGGGCCCACCTTATTTATCAGTGCCGCCATTCACGGCGACGAACTCAACGGCGTGGAAATCATTCGCCGCCTGATGAAGGTCAAGGCCTTGCAACGCATGAAAGGCACGCTCATAGCCGTCCCCATTGTCAACCTGCACGGATTCATCAACCAGAGTCGTTATCTGCCAGACCGGCGCGATCTCAACCGCAGTTTTCCGGGGTCCTCCAAAGGCTCGCTGGCGAGCCGCATGGCTTACCTTTTTTTGAATGAAATCGTCGGCCAATGCACTCATGGCATTGACCTCCACACCGGCGCCATCAACCGCACCAACCTGCCACAAATTCGTGCCGACCTCGAAGACGAAGAAACCCTGGCGATGGCCGAAGCCTTCGGAGCTCCCCTGATGATGAACGCCACCTTACGCCCCGGTTCCCTGCGCGCTTCCGCGGTGAAAAAGAACATCCCCATCTTGCTCTATGAAGCGGGGGAAGCCCTTCGGTTCGACGAATTCGCCATTCGCGCCGGGGTCAAAGGCGTGCTGAACGTCATGAAACACCTCGGTATGATTGCTCCAAGCCGCACACCGAAAAAACCGTCTAAAAGCCCGGTCATCGCCCGTTCCAGTTATTGGGTCCGCGCACCTCACAGCGGTATTTTCCGAGCCTTGGCCAGCGACGGCGACCGGGTTCAAAAAGACCAAACCCTGCTCGGCGTCATTTCCGATCCTTTCGGCGAAGCCGAGTTCGAAGTTTACGCCAATGCCAGCGGCATTGTCATCGGCCAAATGGTCATGCCATTGGTCAACGAGGGCGAAGCACTTTTCCACATCGCGCAATTTGCGCGCACCGACATCGCCGAAGAACGGGTTGAATCCTTTTCGGAAGAAATCTACGGCGACGAACGCCTGCCTTACGACTCGGACGACATTCCGTCGATTTAA
- a CDS encoding TonB-dependent receptor, whose translation MHLKPILSAVIPASFLSFGLWHSTPSLAEETANDAKTVKLKPVQIEADFREADIQQSTSSVTAVTPVEMQERDAQNIEDVIGLMPNVNASSGGATAHYYQIRGMGITEQYYTPVNPSVGVLVDDFDYSQMGAAATMFDVKQVEVLRGPQGTRFGSSALAGLIQVQTNEASYQPSARLEGTVGSHNTYAGGVVLNGPIVNDTLAGRLAVYQYNSDGYMENDYLDKKNTQNRDELTARANLKWNVNERLTLDLKLLHINVDNGYDAFNFSNDYTTLSDEPGQDTLKSDGVALKADYAVNPFIDMVAAITHISSKSTYSYDGDWANPGYDPSLVTQTDHNERKRNNQTLDLRFLSSEDGRIFNGTTDWVAGFYYLAQDEDYTGGYDYGGYLTPSGYDYKTSSQSLYGQLDHHLTDKWTLMAGLRVENYHYDYDGTVSGFSKKSSEVLYGGKLGASYQVTPNHLSFLTLSRGYKAGGVNDEGRLPSDKPVLYDTETLWNLEGGLNSSMLNNRLNTRLNVFYGQNQDRQIPVSYYDSNGNWMLYTENAPKSTYYGLEGQVDWLIVDDVRFLGSLGLLKSTYTDYTYEEQGQPDLVLDDRETARSPNYTFSVGGEYYLTDHWTLSANIEGKDAYYFSSTQPQKSKAYSLVNSAVTYQRKNWTVIVWGKNLGDTKYATEGFYFNADPKRTDAALYTQQGAPRTYGVTVAYDY comes from the coding sequence ATGCACCTAAAACCCATTTTATCCGCCGTCATTCCGGCCTCATTCTTATCATTCGGTTTATGGCACTCGACACCGTCTCTGGCCGAGGAAACCGCCAACGACGCCAAAACCGTCAAACTCAAGCCGGTCCAAATCGAAGCCGATTTTCGGGAGGCCGACATTCAACAAAGTACCTCCAGTGTCACGGCGGTGACGCCGGTCGAGATGCAAGAGCGCGATGCCCAAAACATTGAAGATGTGATTGGTTTAATGCCGAATGTGAATGCCTCCAGTGGTGGCGCCACCGCACACTATTATCAAATTCGCGGCATGGGAATCACGGAACAGTATTACACCCCGGTGAATCCTTCTGTTGGGGTGCTGGTCGATGACTTCGATTACAGCCAAATGGGCGCCGCCGCCACAATGTTTGATGTCAAACAAGTGGAAGTGCTGCGCGGCCCACAAGGGACACGCTTTGGTTCTTCCGCATTAGCAGGCTTGATCCAGGTACAAACCAATGAAGCCTCTTATCAACCCTCAGCCAGACTGGAAGGCACGGTGGGTTCGCATAACACCTATGCCGGTGGCGTAGTATTGAACGGCCCCATCGTCAACGACACGTTAGCGGGGCGTTTGGCGGTGTACCAATACAATTCCGATGGGTATATGGAAAATGATTATTTGGATAAAAAGAATACTCAAAACCGAGATGAACTGACCGCCAGAGCGAACCTGAAATGGAATGTCAATGAGCGTCTGACACTGGATTTAAAATTGTTACACATCAATGTTGATAATGGTTATGACGCGTTTAATTTTTCAAATGACTATACAACCCTTTCCGATGAACCGGGGCAAGACACACTCAAGTCCGACGGCGTGGCTCTGAAAGCCGATTACGCGGTGAACCCATTCATCGATATGGTCGCGGCCATCACACACATCAGCAGCAAAAGCACTTATTCATATGACGGTGACTGGGCCAACCCAGGATACGACCCCAGCCTGGTCACTCAAACGGATCATAACGAACGCAAACGGAACAACCAAACATTAGATTTACGTTTCTTATCCTCTGAAGATGGCCGTATTTTCAACGGAACAACAGACTGGGTGGCCGGTTTTTATTATCTGGCACAAGATGAAGACTATACAGGAGGCTATGATTACGGCGGCTATTTAACCCCTTCCGGATACGATTACAAAACCTCCAGCCAATCCCTGTATGGGCAATTAGACCATCATTTAACGGATAAATGGACGTTAATGGCGGGTTTGAGAGTTGAAAACTACCATTATGATTATGACGGTACCGTCAGTGGGTTCAGCAAAAAATCCAGTGAGGTCCTTTACGGTGGGAAACTCGGTGCCAGTTACCAAGTCACTCCAAACCATCTCAGCTTTTTAACCCTATCCAGAGGTTATAAAGCGGGCGGCGTCAATGATGAAGGGCGTTTGCCGAGTGACAAACCGGTTCTTTATGATACCGAGACATTGTGGAACCTGGAAGGGGGCCTCAACTCATCCATGCTCAATAACCGCCTCAACACCCGTTTGAATGTTTTCTACGGACAGAATCAAGACCGCCAAATTCCGGTGTCCTACTATGATAGCAATGGAAACTGGATGCTTTATACCGAGAATGCTCCGAAATCAACCTATTACGGGCTAGAGGGACAAGTCGATTGGCTGATCGTAGACGACGTCAGATTTTTAGGGTCTTTAGGGTTGTTAAAGAGCACCTATACGGACTATACCTATGAGGAACAAGGGCAACCCGATCTCGTTTTGGATGACCGTGAAACCGCTCGTTCGCCCAACTATACCTTTAGTGTCGGTGGCGAATATTACTTGACCGATCACTGGACCTTGTCGGCCAATATCGAAGGAAAAGATGCGTATTACTTCTCCAGCACCCAACCGCAGAAGTCCAAAGCTTACTCCTTAGTCAACAGTGCCGTGACCTATCAACGTAAAAACTGGACAGTCATTGTATGGGGCAAAAACCTGGGCGATACGAAATATGCCACGGAAGGGTTTTATTTTAATGCCGACCCGAAAAGAACGGATGCCGCTTTATACACTCAACAGGGCGCGCCCAGAACCTATGGCGTGACCGTCGCTTACGATTATTAA